cccttcactgaagcactttctcagatgccatcctatgcaaaatttcttaaggaaattctatcaaagaaaagaaagctaaaagactatggaacagtagctctaacagaggagtGCAGTGctatactgcaaaacaaactgcctccaaaatTGAAAGATCTAGGAAGTTTCTCCATACCTTGCCTCATTGGtgataagaaaatagacaaggtcATCTGCGATCTTGGAGCAAgcgtcagtttaatgcctctatcaatatacaaaaagctggagattggggaactgaaacccacaacaatctcattgcaattagctgatcgatctgttaaatatcttgtaggaatacttgagaacattccGATCAAAGTGggaaaattcttcattccagtgaaCTTTATTGtgcttgagatggaagaagatgttaaaattcctatcatcttgggaagaccattcttggtaaCCGCCGGAGCTatcatagacgtcaaaaatgggcgactaaccctcaaggtaggagaagaagaagtggagttcaacttgttcaacacgatgaaacacaaatttgaacccgataaatgcttcaaggttgacataattaacGAACTAGTTAAAAAGGAATTTCATGAGACACATCCTacagatcctcttgaagcatgtattgtgcacaaccacacagtggatgatgaaaatacagaacTAGCAGCCTATGCAcaaca
This sequence is a window from Hevea brasiliensis isolate MT/VB/25A 57/8 chromosome 10, ASM3005281v1, whole genome shotgun sequence. Protein-coding genes within it:
- the LOC131169607 gene encoding uncharacterized protein LOC131169607, with the translated sequence MPSYAKFLKEILSKKRKLKDYGTVALTEECSAILQNKLPPKLKDLGSFSIPCLIGDKKIDKVICDLGASVSLMPLSIYKKLEIGELKPTTISLQLADRSVKYLVGILENIPIKVGKFFIPVNFIVLEMEEDVKIPIILGRPFLVTAGAIIDVKNGRLTLKVGEEEVEFNLFNT